In Deinococcus psychrotolerans, the genomic window GGGATTGGTGAGTGTGTTGGGCACCGCGTTGGTAACGGTGATCGGAGTGGCGTTGGTGAAATCCAGTTCGGTTTGGAAGGTGTCGTTGAGCGACACGTTGTAACCGTACGGGTTCTGACGTGGCACGTCTTGACCGGCCACTTGTCCAGCACCGCTGAACTCGTTGGGGTACTTCTGGAACAAGGCAGGATACAGAACGTCTTCCGGTGCGCCGCTGGTGGTGCGGTCGCGCTGGCTGAAGTTGAGGACGTAGTTGGCGCTGGCACCCTGCACCAAGTTGAGCTGCTGACCGCTGGCCAAAGTCTTGGACAGTCTGTAGATCGGGCGCACCACGTTGATGGTGGACTCGTCTGCAGTGGGATCATAGTCGGTGACGACTTGGTTGGCGAAGCTGCCCGACTGCGGGAAGTACGACACGGTGGTGTCATTGATCTGCGTACCGTCGGTGACTGGGTAAGGATCGCTGTACGGCAAGTTGGCCACGCCGTTGTAAGGCTGAACGGTGAAGCCTGCCGACTGTGCGGTGGACTGGAACTTGTAGCCAGGCTTCTGGCGAGCGAAGACTTGGAAGGTAAAGGTGCGGGTGCCGTTGGCTTCGATGGTCTGGAGCGCAGGGGTACCGGTGTAGTTCCAAGTGATGGCATGCTTGGCCGCGTCGTAGGTACCACCGTTGCTGATGCTGCCGACGACCACACCGAGCTCGGCGGGGAGTTGATCAGCCACAGTGGCGTTGTAGACCGCGTCTGTGGTGCTTTGGTTCTTGGTGGTGATGGTGTAGGTCGCCAAGAACGGCTCAGGCAACGTACCGGTGGGAGCCAAGGTGACGTCTGGGCCAGCCCACGTCAGGACGTGGTTGTCGACGCTCTTGTTGATACTCAAGAAGCCAGTGGTGTACTTCTTGTGGAAAGTGATGTCCTTGAGCGGGAAATCATAAGTGGTGTTACCAAAGATGGCCTGGAACACGTAGCTGGCTTTGAGATCCACTTGCAGAGGTTTGGCACCAACTTGGGCCTGAGTCACGTCCGCGTTGGGCTCAATACGGATGCCGCTACCGGGGTTGCGGTCCGTATAGGTACGGCCATCGGCGCTGATGCTGTCTTCCGCACCGGTCAGGACAAAGTGAACGCGGGCTGCGTCTTGGCCGCTGAGGGTGTAGACCACGTAGCCGCCGAAGTCTTGCGGGTTATGCAAGTTGGTCTGAGGCTGCTTGTCGTACACCTGCACGTTGAAGATCGCCGCGTTGGTGGGGTTGGTGTCGTTGGGAATGGTGTTGGGCGTAACGAAAATGTTGTTGTAGGTGCCCACGTCGCTGCCAATCCGGTTCGGCGCTTTGCGGGTGTCTTGACCCACTTCCGTGACGTACAAGTGGCTCATGTTGAGGAAGAAGCCCTTGAGTTCCAACGGAGCAGCCACAGACGAGCCGCCGCTTTCCGCGTTGATGATGAACTTGATGGGATCGCCGTTGTTGTTGGAGTTGACATTGCCGTAAGTCGCGAAGAAGCGAATCTTGGCAAAACCCTGAGCATCGGTGACGATCGGGGCTTTTTGGCCGCCGGTCGCTTGGGTGGTCACGGTGCTGGAGCAGCTCGAGATGGTGACGTTGTAAGCATCTGGGCCGGTAGACTCAGCGGTCACATTGGCGTTGGCCAGCGGGTTGCCGTTGACGTCCAGCACCTTCACCACGGCGCAGACATTCTCTTCGGTCTGGGACGCAAAGAGGGTGGCTACTTTGTTGGCGTTGACTTCGGTCTTGGTGGGCAGAAGGGCGTTGGTGTCGTCCTTGAGGCTGACCAAGCTGATGGACTTGATGGCCGCTGGGGTGACGACAGGGGGGGTAATGACAGGGCCATTGGTCTTGACGTAGGTAAAGCTCAGCGCCTGGTCTGCCGTGTTGAGGTCGGCGCTTTGGCCGCTGGGGGTATCAAACCCTGGGGCAGCTTTGGGCGTGACGGTGTAAGCGCCGTTGGCGTAGCTCTTGGAGAACGTACCCGAGACGGTGACGGTGTCCGTAGCGCCACCAGTCTTGGTGACATCAAAGTCAGCCGAGGCAGGCCCGTTCAGGTTGATCGTCAGCTTGTGCGTCGTGGGGCCTGAGGTCGTGCCCTGTGAGCAAGACGCCAAGGCGATAACGCCGGTGAGGGCCAAAAGGCCGAGATTTTTCTTCATGCTTTCCTCCCGTGGAAAAGGCGGTTTCTCATCTGACCGTCTACATAAATGCAGCGTCGGTGTATTGGAGCAGCGCCAAAAGCAGTTGCCGAGTTTCCTACTTTCATTACTCCCCCTCTTCACTCATGCAGCACACATGCCCGGCAAGAATGTGAATCCTTAGCAGAGTATACGGAGGGGTGTAGGCAGTGTCAACATAAAAAAGCCTCGCCACAGCACAAATTTTTCCTCCCAGATGGGATTAGGCGCTTATGAGGCAAAGCGGAGATGGCAAAGCTCAAAGTGTGTTCATGTGGGCAGATTTCATCTTTGTAACAGGAACAAAGAAAGCCCTCAAGCCGCAGCCCAAGCGCAAACTGATGCCCTCCTACGATCGTGATGAACGATTTTTTAAGCCCGTCTCATGTTCCTTCTGGTGCTTCTCCATGTGCTTCCCGCAGCTTGCGCCAGCGCTCGGCCATTCTGTCTTCCCACCCTTCACCGTTGGGGCTATACAAGTCCAGCGCTACGCCGTGCGGCAAATAGTCCTGAGCAAAGCTGCCTGACGGATCGTCAAAGTAGTAAGCATAGCTTTGCCCGTAGCCTTGTGAGCGCATCAGAGCGGTAGGAGCGTTCCGAAGGTGCAGTGGCACAGCCAAGCTCTCGCCTTCCCGAACAGCGCTCAGAGCGGCTTTCCAAGCCGTATAGACGCTGTTGCTTTTGGGAGCCAGCGCCAAATACACCACCGCCTGCGCCAGCGCCAAGTCACCCTCGGGGCTGCCCAGAAACTCGGCGGTGTCGCGGGCAGCGACGGCCAAGCGCAGGGCTTGTGGGTCAGCAAGACCAATGTCTTCAGCGGCCATCCGCACGATCCTGCGGGCCACGTACAGGGAGTCAGCGCCGCCTTCGATCATGCGGGCCAGCCAGTAAAGCGAGGCGTCTACGTGGCTGGCCCGCACCGATTTGTGCAGCGCCGAGATCAGGTTGTAGAAATCTTCGCCGCCCTTGTCCATCTGCGGCAAGTGGCGGCCAAACGCTTCGGTGACGGCCTCCGGCGTGATCGGTTCGGCCAGCGTGGAAGCCACTTCCAGAGTGCTGAGCGCCCGGCGGGCGTCGCCGTCAGCGAGGCGGGCCAGCAAGTCCAGCGCTTCGGGCTCGGCAGTGACGTTGGGCAGGCCACGCGAATCGCTGAGCGCCCGTTCCAGCAGGCCGCGCACGTCTTCAGGCGTCAGCGCTTCCAGCACCAGCGTTCTGGCCCGCGAGCGCAGAGCTGGATTGACTTCAAAGCTGGGGTTTTCGGTGGTCGCGCCGATCAGGGTCAGCAGGCCAGATTCGACGTGCGGCAGCAGGGCGTCTTGCTGGGCCTTGTTAAAGCGGTGAATTTCGTCGAGGAAAAGAATGGTCTTCTGACCGCGCCCACGCAGCCGCTCGGCCTCCACGGTGGCCTCGCGCACATCCTTGACGCCTGCCGAGACGGCGGAAAGGGCAATGAAATGCGCGTCCACTTCGGCAGCCATGAGGCGGGCCAAAGTGGTTTTGCCGACGCCGGGTGGCCCCCAGAGAATGAAGGAGCCCAGCCGCTTGGAGGCCAGGGTACGGGTCAGCGGCTTGCCTGGGCCAAGC contains:
- a CDS encoding replication-associated recombination protein A — protein: MTLFDPPAPLAERLRPRTLAEVVGQRHLLGPGKPLTRTLASKRLGSFILWGPPGVGKTTLARLMAAEVDAHFIALSAVSAGVKDVREATVEAERLRGRGQKTILFLDEIHRFNKAQQDALLPHVESGLLTLIGATTENPSFEVNPALRSRARTLVLEALTPEDVRGLLERALSDSRGLPNVTAEPEALDLLARLADGDARRALSTLEVASTLAEPITPEAVTEAFGRHLPQMDKGGEDFYNLISALHKSVRASHVDASLYWLARMIEGGADSLYVARRIVRMAAEDIGLADPQALRLAVAARDTAEFLGSPEGDLALAQAVVYLALAPKSNSVYTAWKAALSAVREGESLAVPLHLRNAPTALMRSQGYGQSYAYYFDDPSGSFAQDYLPHGVALDLYSPNGEGWEDRMAERWRKLREAHGEAPEGT